In Quercus lobata isolate SW786 chromosome 12, ValleyOak3.0 Primary Assembly, whole genome shotgun sequence, a genomic segment contains:
- the LOC115971375 gene encoding ABC transporter B family member 11-like, whose amino-acid sequence MEARTVGNGNTNMHDDAALKNNVEAEKIPSMINDQEDSDKNGEKKTNTVSFLKLFSFADSTDVLLMIIGTIGAIGNGLGMPLMTILFGELINVLGSNQHNKDVVREVSKVCVKFLYMAAGIGFAGFLQVACWMVTGERQAARIRGLYLKTILRQDVAFFDMETNTGEVVGRMSGDTVLIQDAMGEKVGKFLQLVSTFIGGFFVAFFKGWLLTLVLLSSIPLLVASGGLMSILISKTASRGQSAYANAANVVEQTIGSIRTVASFTGEKQAINNYKKYLTTAYKSGVHEGLASGLGFATVMLVMFSSYGLAIWYGSKLILNKGYSGGDVLNVIMAVLTGSMSLGQASPCISAFGAGKAAAYKMFETIERRPEIDAYNPKGKFLDDIHGDIELRDIYFCYPARPDEPIFSGFSLYIPSGTTTALVGQSGSGKSTVISLIERFYDPLAGEVLIDGINLKDLQLKWIREKIGLVSQEPVLFSCSIKDNIAYGKDGATYEEIKTASELANAFKFIDKLPQGLDTQVGEHGTQLSGGQKQRVAIARAILKDPRILLLDEATSALDAESERVVQEALDRIMINRTTIIVAHRLSTVRNADTIAVIHRGKMVEKGSHSELVKDPNGAYSQLIHLQEVNNNSEQGADDQNRSEISTESFRQSSLRNSQRMSFLRSLSRASSAGSGRRSFSVTAFGLPTEITVPDGGLAEIEENYPKVPISRIAYLNKPEIPILLLGTIAAVINGVILPIFGILLARVINAFYEPPHKLKKDSSFWSLMFVALGVVSFLAIPARGYLFAVAGCKLIARIRLMCFEKLVHMEIGWFDEPVHSSGSIGARLSGDAATVRALVGDALGQMVHVIAAAAAGLVIAFLASWQLAFIILALIPLIGVNGYIQIKFMKGFSADAKLKYEEASQVANDAVGSIRTVASFCAEDKVMELYRSKCEGPRKAGIRQGLITGIGFGTSFGLLFLVYATSFYAGARLVQAGKATFSDVFQVFFALTMAAMGITQTSNLGPDTGKAKNASGSIFAIVDRQSKIDPSNESGMTLENVKGEIELCHVSFKYPCRPDIQIFRDLSLTIRSGKTIALVGESGSGKSTVIALLQRFYDPDSGHITLDGVEIQEFQVKWLRQQMGLVSQEPVLFNETIRANIAYGKGGNATEADIIAAAELANAHRFISGLQQGYDTIVGERGVQLSGGQKQRVAIARAMIKSPKILLLDEATSALDAESEKVVQDALDRVMVNRTTVVVAHRLSTIRNADVIAVVKNGVIVEKGKHDNLIRIKDGFYASLVALHTSASTT is encoded by the exons ATGGAGGCAAGGACAGTGGGGAATGGAAATACAAATATGCATGACGATGCTGCATTAAAAAACAATGTAGAAGCAGAGAAAATCCCTTCCATGATTAATGATCAAGAAGATTCGGATAAGAATGGAGAGAAGAAAACCAACACTGTTTCGTTTCTCAAGCTGTTCTCATTTGCAGATTCCACTGATGTTCTCTTGATGATCATTGGCACAATAGGTGCCATTGGGAATGGGCTAGGTATGCCTCTTATGACAATACTCTTTGGGGAATTGATTAATGTTTTGGGAAGTAATCAGCATAACAAAGACGTAGTTCGTGAAGTTTCCAAG GTTTGTGTAAAATTTCTCTACATGGCAGCAGGGATAGGTTTTGCAGGATTCCTCC AGGTGGCTTGTTGGATGGTCACCGGGGAGCGACAGGCTGCACGAATAAGGGGTTTGTATTTGAAGACAATTTTGAGACAAGATGTTGCTTTCTTTGATATGGAAACAAACACTGGAGAGGTTGTTGGGAGAATGTCAGGTGACACTGTTCTCATACAAGATGCCATGGGTGAGAAG GTTGGGAAATTTCTGCAGCTAGTATCAACATTCATTGGGGGCTTTTTCGTAGCATTTTTCAAAGGGTGGCTTCTTACCCTTGTCCTGTTATCCTCAATTCCTCTTCTTGTGGCATCTGGTGGTCTTATGTCCATCCTCATATCCAAGACAGCATCCCGTGGACAAAGTGCTTATGCAAATGCAGCAAATGTAGTTGAACAAACAATTGGCTCAATAAGAACA GTTGCATCATTTACTGGGGAGAAGCAAGctataaataattacaaaaagtaCCTTACAACCGCTTACAAATCTGGTGTTCACGAAGGTTTGGCATCTGGATTAGGTTTCGCCACTGTTATGTTAGTCATGTTCAGCAGCTATGGTTTGGCTATATGGTATGGATCAAAATTGATACTGAACAAAGGATACAGTGGGGGTGATGTGCTGAACGTGATTATGGCTGTATTGACTGGATCTAT GTCCTTAGGCCAGGCATCTCCCTGCATTAGTGCCTTTGGTGCTGGTAAAGCTGCAGCTTATAAGATGTTTGAGACTATCGAGAGGAGGCCAGAGATAGATGCTTATAACCCAAAGGGAAAATTTTTGGATGACATTCATGGAGATATAGAGTTGAGAGATATTTATTTCTGTTATCCAGCTAGACCAGATGAGCCAATATTCAGTGGATTCTCTCTTTATATCCCTAGTGGCACAACTACAGCTTTGGTTGGACAAAGTGGAAGTGGAAAATCAACAGTGATTAGTCTAATTGAGAGATTCTACGACCCACTGGCTGGTGAAGTTCTCATAGATGGCATTAATTTGAAAGACCTCCAACTTAAATGGATAAGGGAGAAAATTGGTCTTGTTAGCCAAGAACCTGTCTTGTTTTCATGCAGCATTAAAGATAATATTGCATATGGAAAAGATGGCGCAACGTATGAAGAGATCAAAACTGCATCTGAACTTGCAAatgcttttaaatttattgataaattgCCTCAG GGACTAGATACTCAGGTTGGTGAGCACGGAACACAACTTTCTGGTGGTCAGAAGCAGAGAGTTGCCATTGCAAGAGCAATTCTGAAAGACCCAAGAATCTTACTTCTCGATGAAGCTACAAGTGCACTTGATGCAGAGTCTGAAAGGGTAGTGCAGGAGGCATTGGACAGGATTATGATCAACCGGACAACCATCATTGTTGCCCACCGTTTGAGCACGGTGAGGAATGCTGATACAATTGCAGTCATTCACAGGGGGAAGATGGTTGAGAAAG GCTCACACTCAGAACTAGTCAAGGATCCTAATGGAGCTTACTCTCAGCTTATACACTTGCAAGAAGTAAATAATAATTCAGAACAAGGTGCAGATGATCAAAACAGATCAGAAATTTCTACTGAATCTTTTAGACAGTCAAGTCTTAGGAATAGTCAAAGAATGTCATTCCTACGAAGCTTAAGTCGGGCATCTTCAGCAGGAAGTGGCCGCCGTTCTTTCTCAGTCACAGCATTTGGTTTGCCAACAGAAATTACCGTTCCTGATGGAGGACTGGCAGAAATAGAAGAAAACTACCCCAAGGTTCCAATCAGCCGCATTGCTTACCTTAACAAGCCAGAGATTCCAATACTTCTTCTTGGGACTATAGCTGCAGTTATCAACGGCGTGATACTTCCTATATTTGGTATACTGCTTGCCAGGGTGATCAACGCATTTTATGAACCACCTCATAAACTGAAAAAGGATTCAAGTTTTTGGTCACTAATGTTTGTGGCCCTTGGTGTGGTATCATTTCTGGCAATTCCAGCAAGAGGATACCTCTTCGCCGTGGCTGGGTGTAAGTTAATAGCACGTATTAGATTGATGTGTTTTGAGAAGTTGGTTCACATGGAGATTGGTTGGTTTGATGAGCCTGTGCACTCGAGTGGCTCAATTGGTGCTAGGCTCTCAGGGGATGCAGCAACAGTGCGTGCCCTTGTTGGAGATGCGCTTGGTCAGATGGTTCATGTTATCGCTGCAGCAGCTGCAGGTTTGGTCATTGCATTTCTTGCAAGCTGGCAGTTGGCATTTATTATCCTTGCATTGATTCCTCTCATCGGAGTCAATGGATACATTCAAATAAAGTTCATGAAAGGATTCAGTGCAGATGCAAAG TTGAAGTATGAGGAAGCAAGCCAAGTTGCTAATGATGCAGTTGGAAGTATAAGAACAGTTGCTTCTTTCTGTGCTGAAGACAAGGTGATGGAGCTATACAGAAGCAAATGTGAAGGCCCAAGGAAGGCAGGGATAAGGCAAGGCTTGATCACTGGAATTGGATTTGGGACTTCTTTTGGCTTGTTGTTTCTTGTCTATGCTACAAGTTTCTATGCAGGAGCTCGTCTCGTTCAGGCTGGGAAAGCAACATTCTCAGATGTTTTTCAA GTTTTCTTTGCTTTGACCATGGCAGCTATGGGAATTACACAAACAAGCAACTTAGGTCCAGATACTGGCAAAGCCAAGAATGCTTCTGGTTCCATATTTGCAATAGTAGATCGGCAGTCAAAGATAGACCCAAGTAATGAGTCTGGGATGACATTGGAGAATGTGAAAGGAGAAATTGAGCTTTGTCATGTAAGCTTCAAATATCCTTGTAGGCCAGATATTCAGATTTTTCGAGATCTTAGCTTGACAATTCGTTCTGGCAAG acAATTGCTCTGGTTGGAGAAAGTGGGAGTGGGAAATCCACAGTAATAGCATTATTGCAAAGGTTTTATGATCCCGATTCTGGTCATATTACACTTGATGGAGTTGAAATTCAGGAATTTCAAGTGAAGTGGTTGAGGCAACAGATGGGTCTTGTGAGTCAAGAACCAGTTTTATTTAATGAAACTATTCGAGCCAATATTGCATATGGAAAGGGAGGAAATGCAACTGAGGCAGATATCATAGCTGCAGCGGAGTTAGCAAATGCTCATAGGTTCATTAGTGGCTTACAACAG GGTTATGATACAATAGTAGGAGAACGTGGAGTTCAATTGTCTGGTGGACAAAAGCAACGGGTAGCCATTGCACGTGCTATGATTAAAAGTCCAAAGATATTACTACTAGATGAAGCTACTAGTGCACTAGATGCTGAGTCTGAGAAGGTGGTCCAAGATGCATTAGATCGTGTTATGGTTAACCGAACTACAGTTGTGGTGGCACATCGATTATCCACAATCAGGAATGCAGATGTAATCGCAGTGGTTAAAAATGGAGTTATTGTAGAGAAAGGAAAGCATGACAATTTGATTAGAATCAAGGATGGCTTCTATGCCTCCTTGGTGGCGCTGCATACAAGTGCTTCAACTACTTGA